The Altererythrobacter sp. H2 genomic sequence AACGGGGCACCCCGGCGGCGTGGGCACGATCCACGCCGGGACCGCGCTCGGGGCGCTGCGCCGCATGGAGCAGCTCATTCAGGAGGCCGTCGTCACGGTCCCGCGCGCGCTGCTGGCCGAGACCATCGACCTGATCGCCGTGCTGGTCCGCGACGGGCACGGCCGCCGCCTCGCCGAGCTGGCCCGCGTCGAGGGGCTCGACGCCGCGACCGGCGACTACCGGCTCACCCCGCTTGCCAACCCCCAGCCCGGAGACCTGCCATGATCCATGCCTTGTCGCATGGCGCACGCCGCGCCATGCTCGCCGCCACCGCCAGCGTGATCGCGCTCACCATCTCTGTTCCGGCCCATGCAGGCGGCTCGTCGATGCCGTGGGAAGCGCCACTCCAGTCGATCCTCGAAAGCATCGAGGGGCCGGTGGCGAAAATCATCGCGGTGATAATCATCATTATCACCGGCCTCACGCTGGCGTTCGGCGACACGTCGGGCGGGGCGCGGCGCATGGTGCAGATCGTGTTCGGCCTGTCGATCGCGT encodes the following:
- a CDS encoding TrbC/VirB2 family protein → MIHALSHGARRAMLAATASVIALTISVPAHAGGSSMPWEAPLQSILESIEGPVAKIIAVIIIIITGLTLAFGDTSGGARRMVQIVFGLSIAFAASSFFLSFFSFGGGLVVA